AGCCACGCAGGAATTATCGCTCGACCGGACGAAGTCGGGACAGGTAAATTTTCACCCGCGCTTTTCGAGCGTAGAACGTGTGAAAGTACCGCTGAAAGAAGGAAAACTCAGCCTCCGGCTACTGGCCGACAAATCAATCCTTGAGTTGTTTGTGCAAAACGGTGAGCAAGCCCTGACCGAATGGGTTTTCCCAATCCAACACGAAGGGGAAATTTCGTTGACCTCGGAAGGAGGAAAGGCAAACATTAGCGCGCTTTCCATTCATACGATTCGTTAAAAAAAACGTCGGCGAGGGCCGGGCACCCCGGTTTGAAACCCACAGTGGAACTGCTCGCCGACGTTAGTTACTCCTTTTTCTAGCCTTTTGTACGGTACAATGTGCCATTTTCCACTACGTAGAGCGTATTGTTCATGGCTACAATGTGCGTTACGGCACTCAGAAGGCCTTTTTCTCCTACTTGTTGATAGTTGCCGTTTTTATCGGTTTTGAAGAGTGTTCCGTCGGCTTCTACACTCCACAGAAAACCGCCGTCGGCCACCATGGCCACGGTCTCTTCCCAATCGCCGGCGTTGCCTACCTGCTGCCAGCGTAGGGTTTTCATGTTGCTCTTAAAAAGGGTGCCTTTTTCGACCGTCCACAGATGGTCGTCCATGGCTTCCAGCATCACGGCATGGGTAAATTCGCCCTCATTTCCGATTTGACGCCACGTCCCGTCCTTTGAGGTTTCATAGAGCGTTCCGTCGGTCTCGATGCTGTATAGCTTGCCGTTCAGCCCTACCATGCCTTCGGTATTTTTCCAATCGCCCGGCTTACCCACCTGTCGCCATACCCCTTTGGAGGGGCTGTTTTGGTAAAGAGAACCGTCTTCCAGGGTCCATACATCATTGTCAAGAGCTACCAATAGGTCTGCATTATCAAATAATCCCTTCTCTCCGATTTGTTTGTAGTTCCCGTTTCTATCGGTTTGAAACAGCGTCCCGTCTTTTTCTATGCTGTATAAGAAGCCTCCCGTAGCTACAATGTCAACGGTATTGGCCCAATCTCCTTTGTTTCCTACCTGCTCCCAGCGCTGGGCATTTAAAGAAACCGAGGATAGAAACACCGCACAAACGAAGGCAAAAATCAGTACATTTTTGAGTTTCATAAAGGTATAGTTTTTAGTTAAGACCCAAAAGTATCAAAATTATCCTGTCTTAACGACTCATTTTTTATGTCTTTTACCCGTAAAATAAAATTTAACTTTCAACCTGACAGCAATAGGAGGCATAGGCGCATTGTCCATTCAAAATCAACAACGTTCAAAAAGAATACCATTTCCTTATTCCTAATATGAGGAGCTCCCGGAGTTCAACCCGTCTCAGTGACAGATTACCAAAAGCACATAGTCTTACGGCCAATCACGCAAAGAAGGAACGACGGAACAGGCGTATGGAGATAACAGCGAACCTTCCCTTAGCCCCTCCCCTATTTTACTTACCCGGGCAGGCAATCTCAAAAAAGCAGGTTGCAGCAATTATCCGGTCTTACCCTACCGATCTCGACCGTGACCTTAAACCTGAGCCTTTAGACGTCGACCGACGTATCCCGACGCTGAACTGAACCTCCCTAAAACCAATGTACGACAGGCCATTAGCCGTCGCGGCCCTAACCTCCTTAAAAACGGGAATAGGATGGGAGAAGAAGTAAAATCGGCCAATCTGCCCCTTTTTGTGTTACTATGAAAAATCTGAAAAAACGTCTCCAACAGGGAGAAACCCTGCACGGGTGTTGGTTAAATCTCGGAAGCGCGCTCACCGCCGAAATCGTAGGCCTGTCGGGGTTCGATTGGGTGCTGATAGACCTTGAGCACGGTGCCGGCACGGAGAAAGATGTGTTGGCGCAATTGCAGGCGCTGGAAAGCACATCCACTGCCGCTTTTGTACGGGTGGAAAGCGCCGATTCGCCCCGCATTTCCCGGGTGTTGGATATGGGCGCTGCCGGGGTTATGTGCCCGAAAGTCAATGATGCTGCCGAAGCCAAAAAAGTCATCAATGGCCTGCACTATCCCCCGTTCGGCAGCCGAGGCGTGGCTAAAATGGTGAGGGCAACCGCTTTTGGGGAAAATTTTCAGAAATATTATGATTCCTCCAAAGAGAACCTATGGGGAATCGTGCAAATAGAGACCGCTGAAGCGCTTAACCACCTGGACGAAATTGCGGCAGTGGAAGGGGTAGATGTACTTTTCATCGGGCCTGCGGACCTTTCCATGGAACTCGGCATTTTCGGACAGTTTGACCACCCGATTTTCATAGACGCCCTGGAAAAGATCAACCAAGCCGCTCGCAAAGCAGGTAAAGCCACGGGTATCTTATTTTTCAATCCCGATGATTATAAAAAATACCATGACATGGGCATTCGATTCATTGCCTGCGGGGCCGATGCGACCTTTGTAGCCGACGGCGCCAAAAATATGGTTAAAAAGCTGGAGGCTTTCAAGGCAACTTATAAGTAAACAGATGTATTCGCGCCGCATTTCTCACTATTCCTAAACCTCTTTTTGAATGACTGATCCTATTTTAATCTTATGCGTTGGTGTGGTAATTGTGGTCGGCGGTATCATTGGTTTGAAGCTGCATCCTTTTCTGGCGCTTTTATCGGCGGCGTTGGTGGTAGCTTTACTGACACCTACGGCTTCGCTCGAACAGTTTTATATTTCCAAAGGCAGTACTGCGGCCGACGCCATCAAATTAGCCCACAAAAGCATTGGTGAACGTATTGCCACGGAATTTGGAAATACCTGCGCCAAAATCGGCATTTTGATTGCCATGGCAGCTATTATCGGCAAATCTATGCTCGACAGCGGCTCCGCCGAAAAAATAGTGAGAGCTATGCTCAAATTAACAGGCGTAAAAAAAGCCCCGATCGGATTCATCCTCAGCAGCTTTTTTCTTACCATTCCGGTGTTTGTGGACACCGTTCTTTTCTTAATGATGCCTTTGGCGAAAGCCATGAGTATTCGTTTGGGCAATAAAAACTACCTGATGCTGGTCCTGACCGTCATTGCCGGAGCGGTGATGGCCAATTCCTTTGTGCCGCCTTCACCGGGACCTTTGTTCTTAGTGGGCGCGCTCAATGTTCCGATCGGATTAATGATGGTTTGCGGAACGCTGCTGGGACTGTGTACCATCACGGTCGGTTATTTTTACGCCATTTGGGCCAACAAAAAATGGTCGATACCGCTTCGCGACGCACCCGACGCCCGTTTGGAAGACATTGCACTCATTGCCAACAAAGATGACAAAGAACTGCCCCCGTTGGGATTGGCGCTTTTGCCGGCCGTATTTCCATTGGTTACGATTTGCATTCGCTCGGCAGTGGAAGCGTTTGCTGCGCCCAAAGTACCTTTGACAGGCAGCCCTTTTTTGAATACATTGATTGATGTCGTTCTCTTTTTCGGAGATAAAAACATTGCTTTGTTCGCCGGGGCTGTGTTCGCGCTGTTGGTACTTCTCCGACAAAAAAAGACGATGAAATCGGGGTTAACCGCCTTTGTACAAACGGCGTTGCTAAGCGGCGGCGGTATTATTTTAATTACGGCTGCGGGTGGTTCCTTTGGCGGAATGTTACAACAGACCGGCATCAGCGGCCGTATTGCCGATATGACCAAAGACTACCAAATGGCGTTGATCCCCTTGGCATTTTTCATTACGGCGGTGGTAAGAACGGCCCAAGGCTCGGCAACGGTGGCCTTAATTACAGCTTCGGGAATTTTGGCCGGAATGGCACAAAATGCCAATTTGGGCTTTAATCCCGTGTATTTGTGTCTGGCCATTGGAGCAGGGGCAAAATTAGTTCCCTGGATGAACGATGCCGGTTTTTGGATCATGTGTAAAACGAGTAACCTCACCGAACGCGAAGCCCTGAAAACCATTGCCCCGATGCAAACCATTATGGGACTTGCCGGCCTCATTTTAACGATGATTGCGGCACAGCTTTTTCCAATGATTTAATAAGAACGTCGGCAGAGGTTTAAAAGGAGTAACTACCCCCTGCCGACGTTGAGAAAAATAAGATATGATCAACGTAAGTGAAAATACCATCGTGCAAACAAGTCCTTCAGACAATGTCGGCATCGTCTGTCATGCGTTGGGTGTACGCAAAGGAGCCCTTGTACGGAAGGATATTGTAGTGGCGCAGGATATTCCGATGGGGCATAAAGTGGCCTTGCTGGAGATACCCGAAGGAAACGAAATTGTTCGCTACGGACAGGTCATCGGTTATGCCAATACGAATATTCAT
Above is a window of Runella slithyformis DSM 19594 DNA encoding:
- a CDS encoding HpcH/HpaI aldolase family protein, translating into MKNLKKRLQQGETLHGCWLNLGSALTAEIVGLSGFDWVLIDLEHGAGTEKDVLAQLQALESTSTAAFVRVESADSPRISRVLDMGAAGVMCPKVNDAAEAKKVINGLHYPPFGSRGVAKMVRATAFGENFQKYYDSSKENLWGIVQIETAEALNHLDEIAAVEGVDVLFIGPADLSMELGIFGQFDHPIFIDALEKINQAARKAGKATGILFFNPDDYKKYHDMGIRFIACGADATFVADGAKNMVKKLEAFKATYK
- a CDS encoding GntP family permease, producing the protein MTDPILILCVGVVIVVGGIIGLKLHPFLALLSAALVVALLTPTASLEQFYISKGSTAADAIKLAHKSIGERIATEFGNTCAKIGILIAMAAIIGKSMLDSGSAEKIVRAMLKLTGVKKAPIGFILSSFFLTIPVFVDTVLFLMMPLAKAMSIRLGNKNYLMLVLTVIAGAVMANSFVPPSPGPLFLVGALNVPIGLMMVCGTLLGLCTITVGYFYAIWANKKWSIPLRDAPDARLEDIALIANKDDKELPPLGLALLPAVFPLVTICIRSAVEAFAAPKVPLTGSPFLNTLIDVVLFFGDKNIALFAGAVFALLVLLRQKKTMKSGLTAFVQTALLSGGGIILITAAGGSFGGMLQQTGISGRIADMTKDYQMALIPLAFFITAVVRTAQGSATVALITASGILAGMAQNANLGFNPVYLCLAIGAGAKLVPWMNDAGFWIMCKTSNLTEREALKTIAPMQTIMGLAGLILTMIAAQLFPMI